A window of the Cannabis sativa cultivar Pink pepper isolate KNU-18-1 chromosome X, ASM2916894v1, whole genome shotgun sequence genome harbors these coding sequences:
- the LOC115703926 gene encoding crocetin glucosyltransferase 3 codes for MHSEFGEFFSLFPSLSLSFFISFIMSNRTSSSRHDDYILMLPFLAHGHLIPFLALAKQIHQRTGITLIIASTKLNINYLRRSSSNQYENSDSGIHFSELPFTSSDHGLPPNTETTENLSLAEVIGLFYASLSLETPCRKLIHESIGKYGRPPLCVISDVFMGWAVGVANSFDTVSITFTTCGAYGTAAYMSIWLELPHRKTESEEFEVTGFPKRCRFHRSQLHQFLRAADGSDRWSRFFQPQLKLSLKSHAWLCYTVEEVETFGLQILRDYVKRTVWCVGSLLPQAVLNDKSCSPSSSLSFSKQRVSKEVGISVAKLFEWLDSQEPKSVLYISFGSQNTIGATQMMELAIGLEKSLKPFVWVIRPPLGFDLKGEFRQEWLPEGFEERAKGKNLGLLVRNWAPQLDILAHKSIGAFLSHCGWNSVQESLSQGVPIISWPIAAEQSHNSKMLVEEKGVCVELTKGALGSIVGDEVKKVIDLVMESNGEGEEMRKRASEIKLQIRAAVKEEGGHKGSALKAIDDFVAFLAHRARIL; via the coding sequence ATGCATTCTGAATTCGGTGAATTCTTTTCACTCTTTCCATCTCTTTCTCTGTCcttcttcatctctttcataATGTCAAACAGAACTAGCAGCTCCCGACACGATGATTACATTCTCATGTTACCTTTTTTGGCTCATGGCCATCTTATTCCTTTTTTAGCCTTAGCCAAACAAATTCACCAAAGAACAGGCATCACCCTCATTATCGCCTCCACAAAGCTCAACATCAACTATCTCCGCCGGTCCTCATCCAACCAATATGAAAATTCAGACTCCGGTATTCACTTCTCAGAGCTACCTTTCACCTCCTCCGACCATGGCTTACCCCCCAACACTGAAACCACCGAGAACTTGTCTCTTGCAGAGGTAATCGGCCTCTTCTACGCTTCCCTATCTCTGGAAACTCCTTGCCGGAAATTAATCCACGAATCCATCGGTAAATATGGCAGGCCGCCGCTTTGTGTTATCTCCGACGTGTTCATGGGGTGGGCGGTGGGCGTTGCCAATAGCTTCGACACCGTCAGTATCACTTTCACGACCTGTGGCGCTTACGGCACTGCGGCCTACATGTCTATCTGGCTCGAACTCCCTCACCGGAAAACGGAGTCTGAAGAATTCGAGGTCACTGGTTTCCCGAAACGCTGCCGTTTCCACCGTTCTCAGTTACATCAGTTCTTGAGAGCAGCCGACGGTTCAGATCGATGGTCGAGATTCTTTCAACCCCAGTTGAAGCTGTCTCTGAAATCTCATGCCTGGTTGTGTTACACCGTCGAAGAAGTCGAAACCTTCGGACTCCAAATCCTCCGGGATTACGTTAAACGCACCGTTTGGTGTGTTGGTTCGCTTCTTCCCCAAGCTGTGTTAAACGACAAGTCATGttcaccttcttcttctttgagtttttCCAAACAGAGAGTCAGTAAAGAAGTTGGTATATCAGTTGCGAAGTTGTTCGAGTGGCTCGATTCACAAGAACCCAAATCCGTTCTCTACATCTCCTTTGGTTCTCAGAACACAATCGGAGCAACCCAGATGATGGAATTGGCTATCGGACTGGAGAAGAGTTTGAAGCCTTTCGTTTGGGTGATAAGGCCTCCATTGGGGTTCGATTTGAAAGGAGAGTTTAGGCAAGAATGGTTGCCAGAAGGGTTCGAAGAGCGAGCCAAGGGGAAGAATCTGGGCTTGTTGGTGCGAAACTGGGCACCCCAATTGGACATTTTGGCGCATAAGTCTATAGGTGCGTTTCTCAGTCATTGTGGGTGGAATTCCGTGCAGGAGAGCTTGAGCCAGGGGGTTCCGATCATTTCGTGGCCAATAGCAGCTGAGCAAAGTCATAATTCGAAGATGTTGGTGGAGGAGAAAGGGGTGTGTGTGGAGCTGACTAAAGGAGCTCTGGGGTCCATTGTTGGGGATGAAGTGAAGAAGGTAATTGATTTGGTGATGGAGTCTAATGGTGAAGGAGAAGAGATGAGGAAAAGGGCCAGTGAGATTAAGTTGCAGATAAGAGCAGCCGTAAAAGAAGAGGGGGGACATAAAGGGTCTGCTCTGAAAGCCATAGATGATTTTGTTGCTTTTCTAGCACATAGAGCAAGGATATTATAA